In the genome of Phycisphaerae bacterium, one region contains:
- a CDS encoding LptF/LptG family permease — MIKTLDRYILRAFFTNYLIALAVMVGLYVTLDLFVNLDEFTSVQGATKVQVVAKIIDFYGYNLLLYFAQLAGVILLVAACCTLGRFHRTNELTAILASGTSLYRVATPVLLAALAMNGLWFIDQEFLIPRFADKLARTHKDVEGRNSFAVWFQPDRDNALVSASMFHPRAKEMRGVIVLKRDEDGRMTEVIRADQARWDEEREGEGKWRLENGLRMIFEAPATATRAGTTAMPLVAGDEELGAIPVRDYASALTPKELALQQASLWINFLSLAEVEQLQTRFAESGSGEFIRIKHRRLTTVIINMILLCLGIPFFLNRERPSVIVAGGQCLFTCGLCYVVAFLCHSVNMSGLGLSPALPAWLPVLLFGPLAVYLLDAIKT; from the coding sequence ATGATCAAAACCCTTGACCGTTACATCCTGCGGGCGTTCTTCACGAACTACCTGATCGCCCTGGCCGTCATGGTCGGTCTCTATGTCACGCTCGACCTCTTTGTGAACTTGGATGAGTTCACCTCGGTGCAGGGCGCGACCAAAGTGCAGGTCGTGGCCAAGATCATCGATTTCTACGGCTACAACCTCTTGCTCTACTTCGCCCAGCTCGCCGGCGTGATCCTCCTGGTCGCCGCCTGTTGCACCCTGGGGCGCTTCCATCGGACCAATGAACTCACCGCCATCCTCGCCTCCGGCACATCGCTCTACCGCGTGGCCACCCCCGTCCTGCTCGCGGCCCTGGCCATGAACGGACTTTGGTTCATCGACCAGGAGTTCCTGATCCCCCGTTTTGCCGACAAGCTGGCGCGCACTCACAAAGACGTCGAGGGGCGAAACTCGTTCGCCGTCTGGTTTCAGCCGGACCGCGACAACGCCCTGGTCTCCGCCTCGATGTTCCACCCCCGCGCCAAAGAGATGCGCGGAGTGATTGTCCTGAAACGCGACGAGGACGGCCGCATGACCGAGGTCATTCGCGCCGATCAGGCCCGTTGGGACGAGGAGCGGGAGGGTGAGGGCAAGTGGCGGCTGGAAAACGGATTGCGGATGATCTTCGAAGCACCTGCGACCGCGACTCGCGCCGGGACGACCGCAATGCCCCTTGTGGCCGGCGACGAGGAGCTGGGTGCGATCCCTGTCCGGGACTATGCGTCGGCCCTTACTCCCAAAGAACTCGCCCTCCAGCAGGCCTCGCTCTGGATCAACTTCCTTAGCCTCGCCGAAGTGGAGCAGCTCCAGACCCGTTTCGCGGAATCCGGGTCCGGTGAGTTCATCCGCATCAAACACCGCCGACTCACGACGGTCATTATCAACATGATCCTCCTTTGCCTGGGGATCCCTTTTTTCCTCAACCGCGAGCGGCCTTCCGTTATCGTTGCCGGCGGACAATGCCTCTTCACCTGCGGCCTGTGTTATGTGGTCGCCTTCCTTTGTCACAGCGTAAACATGTCCGGGCTGGGCTTGAGTCCCGCGCTGCCGGCGTGGCTGCCGGTTCTCTTGTTCGGACCCCTGGCCGTCTACCTACTCGACGCGATTAAGACCTGA
- a CDS encoding glycosyltransferase family 39 protein translates to MNAVVATHFENRRGPACLRVMVAAATSAFVIWIVTGAYGWRGYPAEHDGGRLVAAVLGLLCLVILLTIAWTTIAPQPPSRRTLLIAIVCWSTARLVTTSLFPLGSDEAYHWLWAEHLDLCYYDHPAMVAWLARLFAPFGGEATALVRFSPIVLGALLPAATAYLAWMTLRDVGIAVRSGLFFMLTPLLSGSTFLMPALPVIFFWTLAAIQFWRAAESGRHRDWLLLGLAFGAALNCNFTTLLFPLCILTYLLLTPFHRRHLIKPGPYLALAVAAACFLPVIVWNADHEWRTFGFNFFRRHRDLAFHADQLALYLGQLLLFVSPVLAVGIIVAGCSSLYSAFRIPHSEFDRSPGLRYLAIMGLAPIFAFLVTSAALKARAHYAAPAFIPLIVLFVWQVHCGVLRRWLRPAAIVGLVMTIGFWWVLVLTAIVPYSPMHIVLTKLDPKNPDKPTAELYGWPALGNYLDSFGQRMDAQSQTVVIALSYAQASLAMHYSRNLDYAFSLDEGKSPYGQQFEQWGPLKDIPIGCDAILFRAGQIPDEVTYRIDLEKHFQRVERVNTRRKFLAELYYFSIWRGYGYRGGYGR, encoded by the coding sequence ATGAACGCCGTCGTAGCGACCCACTTCGAAAACCGAAGGGGCCCGGCGTGTCTGCGCGTTATGGTCGCCGCCGCCACCTCGGCATTCGTCATTTGGATTGTGACCGGCGCGTATGGATGGAGAGGATATCCCGCTGAGCATGATGGGGGACGACTCGTCGCGGCCGTACTCGGGCTGCTGTGCCTCGTAATCCTCCTGACAATTGCATGGACCACGATTGCGCCGCAACCCCCCTCGCGGCGGACGCTGCTGATCGCGATAGTCTGCTGGAGCACGGCGCGGCTGGTCACGACTTCGCTTTTCCCCCTTGGCAGTGACGAGGCCTATCACTGGCTCTGGGCGGAGCATCTGGACCTGTGCTACTACGACCACCCCGCCATGGTCGCCTGGCTGGCTCGTCTCTTCGCCCCGTTCGGCGGCGAGGCCACGGCGCTGGTCCGGTTCAGCCCCATTGTCCTCGGGGCGCTTTTGCCCGCGGCAACGGCCTATCTGGCCTGGATGACGCTGCGGGATGTCGGCATTGCCGTGCGCAGTGGCTTATTCTTCATGCTCACCCCGCTCCTCTCCGGTAGCACGTTTCTGATGCCTGCGCTGCCGGTCATCTTCTTCTGGACACTGGCCGCGATTCAATTCTGGCGTGCCGCTGAATCCGGCCGACATCGAGACTGGCTACTCCTGGGTCTGGCCTTTGGTGCGGCCCTGAACTGCAACTTCACGACCCTTCTATTTCCCCTGTGCATTCTTACCTATCTATTGCTCACCCCGTTCCATCGAAGGCATCTGATCAAGCCCGGCCCCTACCTCGCACTTGCAGTAGCCGCAGCCTGCTTTCTCCCGGTCATCGTCTGGAACGCCGACCACGAGTGGCGAACTTTCGGCTTCAACTTCTTCCGCCGTCATCGCGACTTGGCCTTCCACGCCGATCAACTCGCCTTGTATTTGGGCCAATTGCTCCTCTTTGTCTCGCCGGTACTGGCTGTGGGCATTATCGTTGCAGGGTGCTCTTCTCTTTATTCCGCATTCCGAATTCCGCATTCCGAATTCGATCGGTCGCCGGGTCTGCGCTACCTCGCCATCATGGGCCTCGCCCCAATCTTCGCCTTCCTTGTCACCAGCGCCGCCCTCAAGGCTCGCGCTCACTACGCCGCCCCCGCCTTCATTCCGCTCATTGTCCTGTTCGTTTGGCAAGTTCATTGTGGTGTCCTGCGTCGATGGCTTCGTCCGGCGGCCATCGTCGGACTTGTCATGACCATCGGCTTCTGGTGGGTGCTCGTGCTGACGGCGATTGTTCCTTATTCGCCGATGCACATAGTCCTCACCAAGCTCGATCCGAAGAACCCGGACAAACCCACCGCTGAACTCTATGGCTGGCCCGCGCTCGGAAACTATCTCGACTCCTTTGGACAGCGCATGGACGCCCAGAGCCAGACCGTGGTCATTGCGCTTTCATACGCTCAGGCCTCGCTTGCCATGCACTACTCCCGCAACCTTGATTACGCCTTTAGTCTCGACGAAGGCAAGAGCCCTTACGGTCAACAATTTGAACAATGGGGACCACTCAAAGATATTCCCATTGGATGCGACGCTATCCTTTTCCGTGCGGGTCAAATTCCTGACGAAGTGACCTACCGTATCGACTTGGAGAAGCATTTCCAACGCGTCGAACGAGTGAACACCCGCCGAAAGTTTCTGGCGGAGTTATATTATTTTTCAATCTGGCGGGGCTACGGTTATCGTGGAGGCTATGGCAGATAG
- a CDS encoding AarF/ABC1/UbiB kinase family protein yields MSLVTLPRTVKTFARLRVIAQVLSKHGFGHFVDRLQLGRYMPSPAWLRREKEEEHEVDPLAAIGTRLVRVCEELGPTFVKLGQIASTRPDILPPQILTALEKLQDDVGPFPADQARRIFLEDTGVPVEKAFRHFTEQPFASGSIAQVHRATTTDGQEVVVKIKRPGIDHVVQLDIYVLQWMAERAEALFPEMRPYHPRTIIDEFADTVRRELDFVNEASTTTRFYEAFKDDPHIQTPQVRWDLTGNSVLTMEFMDGVKLRDALDGDEPIDKKALARHLSECFLHQYFEMGLFHADPHPGNLLIRPPDGIVLFDFGMVGQIDDELVGRLVVGIIATVNKEIDVLIDVLADLGALGRAVDRPVLARDLRLWLEKYYGLPLKRLELGTILRELIETVRRNDVVLPRDFVAIFKSLATAWGVVLQLDPELVLLDLLQPKLSKLLRERFSPKRLLRIAGLSTWHLASVLRDAPRMLRDVMRGIGRGQFQINIKHENLDYLASELDRSSNRLAFSVLVASTIIGSTMLLSMEAQFTVFGVPIRYLGFVGYAITFFMAAWLLIAILRSGKMS; encoded by the coding sequence ATGTCTCTTGTCACTCTGCCCCGGACCGTCAAGACCTTTGCCCGGCTTCGCGTCATCGCCCAAGTCCTTTCCAAGCACGGCTTCGGTCATTTTGTCGATCGCCTGCAACTCGGCCGGTACATGCCGTCCCCGGCGTGGCTGAGACGCGAAAAGGAGGAGGAGCACGAGGTCGATCCGCTCGCCGCCATTGGCACACGGCTCGTTCGCGTTTGTGAAGAACTCGGGCCGACCTTCGTCAAGCTGGGGCAAATCGCTTCCACGCGCCCCGATATTCTGCCGCCGCAGATCCTCACCGCGCTCGAAAAGCTTCAGGACGATGTCGGCCCATTCCCCGCCGACCAGGCCCGCCGCATCTTCCTCGAAGACACCGGCGTGCCCGTCGAAAAAGCCTTCCGCCACTTCACGGAGCAACCCTTCGCCAGCGGCTCCATCGCCCAGGTCCACCGCGCGACCACCACCGACGGTCAGGAGGTCGTCGTCAAGATCAAGCGCCCCGGCATCGACCACGTCGTGCAACTTGACATCTACGTCCTCCAATGGATGGCGGAGCGGGCCGAGGCGCTGTTTCCGGAGATGCGGCCGTATCATCCCAGGACGATCATCGACGAATTCGCGGACACCGTTCGCCGTGAACTGGATTTCGTGAACGAGGCTTCGACGACGACGCGTTTCTACGAGGCCTTCAAGGACGATCCACACATCCAAACTCCTCAAGTTCGCTGGGACCTCACGGGCAACAGCGTCCTCACGATGGAGTTCATGGACGGAGTAAAACTGCGCGATGCCCTGGACGGCGATGAACCCATAGACAAAAAGGCCCTCGCCCGGCACCTGTCCGAGTGCTTCCTGCACCAGTATTTCGAAATGGGCCTGTTTCATGCCGACCCACACCCCGGCAACCTCTTAATCCGACCGCCGGACGGCATCGTGCTCTTCGATTTCGGCATGGTCGGCCAGATCGACGACGAACTCGTCGGCCGACTCGTGGTCGGCATCATCGCCACGGTCAACAAAGAAATCGACGTCCTGATCGACGTGCTTGCCGATCTGGGGGCGCTGGGTCGGGCCGTGGATCGGCCGGTGCTCGCTCGCGACCTGCGGCTGTGGCTGGAGAAGTATTACGGCCTGCCGCTTAAGCGCCTCGAACTCGGCACGATTCTCCGGGAGTTGATCGAGACGGTCCGCCGTAACGATGTCGTGCTCCCGCGCGACTTCGTGGCGATCTTCAAATCTCTGGCGACGGCGTGGGGCGTTGTGCTTCAGCTTGACCCCGAACTGGTGCTGCTCGACCTCCTCCAACCCAAGCTCTCCAAGTTGCTTCGCGAGCGCTTCAGCCCCAAGCGGCTCCTGCGGATTGCCGGTCTCTCCACCTGGCACCTCGCGTCGGTCCTGCGCGATGCCCCCCGGATGCTCCGCGACGTCATGCGTGGTATCGGACGTGGGCAATTCCAGATCAACATCAAGCACGAAAACCTCGACTACCTGGCCAGCGAACTCGACCGTTCCAGTAATCGTCTCGCGTTTTCGGTCCTCGTGGCCTCCACGATTATCGGCAGCACCATGCTTCTTTCCATGGAAGCCCAATTCACGGTCTTCGGTGTGCCGATTCGTTATCTGGGCTTCGTCGGCTACGCCATCACGTTCTTCATGGCGGCGTGGCTGCTGATCGCCATCCTGCGCAGCGGCAAGATGTCGTAA
- a CDS encoding carboxymuconolactone decarboxylase family protein, producing the protein MAWIDTIAADDARGPLKQHYDDAIRRAGRVYNIVRLMSPNPAVLKASMDLYLALMYGPSPLSRAQRELLATVVSRANRCRY; encoded by the coding sequence ATGGCTTGGATCGACACCATCGCCGCCGACGACGCCCGCGGTCCGCTTAAGCAGCATTACGACGACGCGATTCGTCGGGCCGGACGCGTCTACAACATCGTCCGCCTCATGAGCCCCAACCCCGCCGTACTCAAGGCCTCGATGGACCTCTATCTCGCCTTGATGTATGGCCCATCTCCGCTCTCCCGCGCCCAGCGTGAACTCCTCGCCACCGTCGTCAGCCGCGCCAATCGGTGCCGATACTGA
- a CDS encoding metallophosphoesterase, which translates to MPAATIQYDAQHAIETFRQAARFNLEETAREGAIIRLPGYGQAVMTGDIHGHKKNLEKLQKYAMLDRVSARHVILHEMVHAEKHGDEIDHSHEVLLMAAEYKVQYPEQVHFLQSNHELAQLTGYQIAKNGRLVIQDYNDAVLRAYGNSSGGEVLTAMNEFIASFPLAIVTQNRIWMSHSLPNAAEMGEFDLEVFKRPPSLEDLKDNKTIFNLVWGRRQSKEQLDKLAELLGVDVFIVGHQPQEMGYDYMYDRLIILASDHNHGTFLPFDLSKPQTADDLIRNIRKFVAVA; encoded by the coding sequence GTGCCCGCAGCGACGATTCAATACGATGCCCAGCATGCCATCGAGACGTTTCGCCAGGCTGCGCGCTTCAATCTGGAGGAAACCGCCCGCGAGGGGGCGATCATCCGGCTGCCGGGGTACGGCCAAGCCGTCATGACCGGCGACATCCATGGGCACAAGAAGAATCTGGAAAAGCTGCAGAAGTACGCGATGCTCGATCGGGTGTCGGCGCGGCACGTCATCCTGCACGAGATGGTCCACGCCGAAAAGCACGGCGACGAGATCGATCACTCGCACGAAGTCCTTCTGATGGCGGCCGAGTACAAGGTACAGTATCCGGAGCAGGTTCATTTCCTCCAATCGAACCACGAGCTGGCCCAGTTGACGGGCTACCAGATCGCCAAGAACGGGCGGCTCGTCATCCAGGACTACAACGACGCAGTGCTTCGCGCGTATGGAAACTCGAGCGGCGGCGAGGTGCTGACGGCGATGAACGAGTTCATCGCGTCGTTTCCCCTGGCGATCGTCACGCAAAACCGAATCTGGATGTCGCACTCCCTGCCGAATGCCGCGGAGATGGGCGAATTTGACCTGGAGGTGTTCAAGCGACCGCCGAGCCTGGAGGACCTGAAGGACAACAAGACCATCTTCAACCTCGTCTGGGGCCGGCGGCAATCGAAGGAGCAGCTCGACAAGCTGGCGGAACTGCTCGGCGTCGACGTCTTCATCGTCGGTCACCAGCCGCAGGAGATGGGCTATGACTACATGTACGATCGGCTCATCATCCTGGCCAGTGACCACAATCACGGGACATTCCTTCCCTTTGACCTCTCGAAGCCGCAGACGGCGGATGACTTGATCCGAAATATCCGCAAGTTCGTGGCGGTGGCGTAA
- a CDS encoding PTS sugar transporter subunit IIA → MSRSLMSVQQVAETLHVSTREVVRMAEQRVLPGKLVKGNWQFRTGEVWNWIEENLASLPQRRRKDKHPHPTGDVLICAALQPAAVGIDIPAKTKTSVLRELVALTQAVEPNLDAPALIEAVTEREAQGPTALQDGVAIPHPARQFYTEGPLLAAARTVQPIPFGERGGGLSDLFFLVCCPQPVDHLLYLGRLCRLLIEKKLQAELREAGDADEFLAAIRTAEESLCGQ, encoded by the coding sequence ATGTCCCGTTCGCTCATGAGCGTGCAACAGGTGGCTGAAACGTTGCACGTCTCCACGCGCGAAGTGGTACGGATGGCTGAACAACGCGTCCTACCCGGAAAACTGGTCAAGGGGAATTGGCAATTCCGCACGGGGGAAGTTTGGAACTGGATCGAAGAGAATCTGGCGTCGTTGCCGCAGCGCCGCCGGAAAGACAAGCACCCGCACCCGACGGGAGACGTGCTCATTTGCGCAGCCTTGCAGCCTGCGGCCGTGGGCATCGACATTCCTGCGAAGACCAAGACGTCGGTTCTTCGAGAACTCGTCGCGCTGACACAGGCTGTGGAGCCGAACCTCGATGCGCCGGCGCTGATCGAGGCAGTGACGGAGCGGGAAGCACAGGGCCCGACGGCGCTGCAGGACGGCGTGGCCATTCCCCACCCGGCGCGTCAGTTCTATACGGAGGGCCCGCTCCTCGCCGCGGCGCGCACCGTGCAGCCCATTCCCTTTGGCGAGCGCGGGGGCGGTCTGAGCGATCTTTTTTTTCTCGTATGTTGCCCGCAGCCCGTCGATCACCTGCTTTATCTGGGACGATTGTGCCGTCTGCTCATCGAGAAGAAGCTCCAGGCGGAGCTGCGTGAGGCGGGCGATGCCGACGAATTCCTGGCCGCGATCCGCACCGCCGAAGAATCGCTTTGCGGCCAATGA
- a CDS encoding HRDC domain-containing protein — protein sequence MTDGPHDRVITSQAGLAELCASVSAVGRFAFDTEFVGEDSYQPEVCLIQVATDEFQAIIDPLAGLDARPFWELVADPTVETIVHAGSEDLTLCWKFLGRPPSAVIDLQVAAGFIGLGYPTALSRLARETIGAKLHKSQTLTDWRRRPLNDEQLAYAVEDVIHLPPMYHHMRGRLETRGRWAWVIEECSAMCAPAVFEAAGPRQLRRLRGLAGLNRQELAVADALLDERERLAKRYNRPPRTVLRDHLLVELARRGWTDPSRMRTLRGMNLSNADLEKLAAAISTAKSSPPELWPTAKDEDQDRDEDAIITLLSAVLRDHCKHHGVAYGLLSNKEELRATVRSYVAPTETDAVTPLRIGWRGEFIGRLLERLLTGQAAVRIALAGPKARLTIE from the coding sequence ATGACCGACGGCCCTCATGATCGAGTTATTACTTCCCAGGCCGGCCTCGCCGAACTTTGCGCGAGCGTGTCCGCCGTGGGTCGCTTTGCGTTTGACACCGAATTCGTCGGGGAGGACAGCTATCAGCCGGAAGTCTGCCTGATCCAGGTCGCGACCGATGAGTTCCAGGCGATCATCGATCCCCTCGCGGGGCTGGATGCGCGGCCTTTCTGGGAATTGGTCGCCGATCCAACGGTGGAAACGATCGTCCATGCCGGCAGCGAGGACCTGACACTTTGCTGGAAGTTTTTGGGCCGTCCGCCGTCGGCCGTCATCGACCTTCAAGTGGCCGCCGGGTTCATCGGCCTGGGCTATCCCACGGCGCTATCGCGGCTGGCCCGCGAGACGATCGGTGCGAAGCTGCACAAATCGCAGACGCTGACCGACTGGCGGCGGCGCCCGTTGAACGACGAACAGCTTGCCTACGCCGTTGAGGATGTCATCCATCTGCCGCCCATGTATCACCACATGCGCGGGCGGCTGGAAACGAGGGGGCGGTGGGCGTGGGTGATCGAAGAATGTTCGGCGATGTGCGCACCGGCCGTCTTCGAGGCGGCCGGACCTCGCCAGCTTCGAAGACTGCGCGGCCTTGCGGGGCTGAACCGTCAGGAACTGGCCGTCGCGGACGCCCTGTTGGACGAACGTGAACGGCTGGCCAAACGCTACAACCGCCCTCCGCGCACCGTGCTCCGCGACCACCTGCTCGTGGAGCTGGCGCGCCGCGGCTGGACCGATCCGAGTCGGATGCGAACGCTGCGCGGCATGAACCTCTCCAACGCGGATTTGGAAAAACTGGCGGCCGCCATTTCGACGGCCAAGTCTTCACCGCCGGAATTGTGGCCTACCGCCAAGGACGAGGATCAGGACCGCGACGAAGACGCCATTATCACGCTGCTTAGTGCGGTCCTGCGCGATCACTGCAAGCACCACGGCGTGGCGTACGGGCTTCTCAGCAACAAGGAAGAGTTACGCGCGACGGTCCGCTCTTATGTGGCTCCTACCGAAACCGATGCGGTCACTCCCCTGCGAATCGGCTGGCGCGGCGAATTCATCGGCCGCCTTCTGGAACGTCTTCTGACCGGCCAGGCGGCGGTTCGCATCGCCCTTGCCGGACCCAAGGCCCGGCTGACGATAGAATAG
- a CDS encoding choice-of-anchor E domain-containing protein, whose translation MRSQFSSAIGMAVILSLTLVSSPAELRAGGGCKAVASYTVMQTAVPTQLVQIPQFNPATGQLCFALVRVTASYDALIKVENMAATGSFITVSATETVNVDVPGFFTPVLGDILNADETIPPTTKNVTAWDNGPAFSFVGTDTEMFSFLPENPRIVPLASVGFNAMDPGFPSFTGVGNLPDGFNVTGESDFTVNSNAGDYNAQATLRMSVLIEVEYHYVPEPATISLIAGSLLMVRRSRRRR comes from the coding sequence GTGAGAAGTCAGTTTTCCAGCGCGATTGGGATGGCGGTGATTCTGTCGTTGACCCTTGTGTCATCGCCGGCCGAACTCCGCGCCGGTGGCGGCTGCAAAGCCGTTGCCTCCTACACCGTCATGCAGACGGCGGTTCCCACGCAGCTCGTCCAAATTCCGCAGTTCAATCCCGCGACGGGGCAACTGTGCTTCGCCCTCGTCCGCGTCACCGCCAGCTATGACGCGCTGATCAAAGTGGAGAACATGGCCGCCACGGGTTCCTTCATTACGGTGTCCGCCACCGAAACCGTCAACGTCGACGTACCGGGGTTTTTCACACCGGTCCTGGGCGACATCCTGAACGCAGACGAGACGATCCCGCCAACGACAAAGAACGTGACGGCGTGGGACAACGGCCCGGCCTTTTCGTTTGTCGGAACAGATACCGAGATGTTCAGTTTCCTGCCCGAGAATCCGCGGATTGTTCCGCTGGCATCGGTCGGATTCAATGCCATGGACCCGGGCTTCCCCAGTTTCACGGGAGTGGGCAACCTCCCCGACGGCTTCAACGTCACGGGCGAGTCCGACTTCACGGTCAACAGCAACGCCGGCGACTACAACGCCCAGGCCACGCTGCGGATGTCGGTACTCATCGAAGTGGAATACCATTACGTCCCGGAGCCTGCGACGATTTCGCTAATCGCCGGCTCGTTGCTCATGGTCCGCCGTTCCCGGCGTCGCCGCTGA
- the speY gene encoding deoxyhypusine synthase: MLGGRQVEPIRLKGNENLADLVDHCYAGSGFNGRRLAEACQLYSRMLKAGATVGMTLSGAMTPIGMQGIIIDLMQAGYVDWIVSTGANLYHDLHRAFDCPVAQGHWATDDNELADVGVARIYDTYIGEDSTLIATDKVILDAVRQMTGKGFVSTAEFHWELGRILGKMAPHPEKSMLIAAQRLDVPVYTSSPGDSSIGMNLVVPQLFGEAVRLDPVKDVIETAALVRAAKENGVIHVGGGSPKNFYLQTQPTLHQILADEHGGGHDYFIQLTTDAPHWGGLSGATPSEARSWGKIADANVNNVVVYSCASLTLPILAQYVLIRSQPRPLRRLYQTIGPAVEALRSHAAKNPALKDSVK, encoded by the coding sequence TTGCTTGGCGGGCGTCAGGTCGAACCGATCCGCCTGAAAGGCAACGAAAACCTCGCCGACCTTGTGGACCATTGTTACGCCGGAAGCGGCTTCAACGGCCGCCGCCTGGCCGAGGCGTGTCAACTCTATTCACGGATGCTCAAGGCCGGCGCGACCGTCGGAATGACCCTCAGCGGGGCGATGACGCCGATCGGCATGCAGGGCATCATCATTGATCTAATGCAGGCAGGTTATGTCGATTGGATTGTCTCCACCGGAGCGAACCTCTACCACGACCTGCACCGCGCGTTCGACTGCCCGGTCGCCCAGGGACATTGGGCGACAGACGACAACGAATTGGCGGATGTCGGCGTCGCGCGGATTTACGACACTTACATCGGCGAGGACAGTACGCTGATCGCCACGGACAAGGTCATACTCGACGCCGTCCGGCAGATGACGGGAAAAGGGTTTGTATCCACGGCGGAGTTTCATTGGGAGCTGGGACGAATTCTCGGCAAGATGGCCCCGCACCCCGAAAAGTCCATGTTGATCGCGGCCCAGCGCCTAGACGTGCCGGTCTATACCTCCAGCCCCGGCGACAGCTCCATCGGGATGAACCTCGTCGTGCCGCAGCTCTTCGGCGAGGCGGTGCGGCTGGACCCGGTCAAGGACGTCATCGAAACGGCGGCGCTCGTGCGGGCCGCGAAGGAAAATGGGGTGATCCACGTCGGCGGCGGCAGCCCGAAGAATTTTTACCTGCAAACGCAGCCGACGCTGCACCAGATCCTCGCGGACGAACACGGCGGGGGCCACGATTATTTCATCCAGCTCACGACGGACGCCCCGCACTGGGGCGGGCTGTCCGGCGCGACGCCCAGCGAAGCGCGAAGCTGGGGAAAGATCGCCGACGCGAACGTCAATAATGTGGTCGTCTATAGCTGCGCGAGCTTGACGCTGCCGATCCTGGCACAGTACGTCCTGATTCGCAGCCAGCCGCGCCCGCTGCGGCGCCTATATCAGACTATCGGTCCCGCCGTAGAGGCGCTACGGTCGCATGCCGCCAAAAACCCCGCGCTCAAGGACAGCGTGAAATAG